In the genome of Natronincola ferrireducens, the window CATTTGGATGGGTTCCCCCTAATATCAACACACTCCCACCAGGTTTTTCACCTTTTAGAATATATATTTCAGTATCAGAAGATGTCCCCTTAATATTTGGGGAATATTCACTTAGCATTCTAACTTCAGTAACCCCAGGTCCTTTAATCATTGGATCTTTGTGGTACATTTGTGAAAAGCTTTTTCCTGCTAATGCTGTAATGATTAATGTTATTAATAAAAATACTATTGCTATACGTTGATGTTTTTTCATTGTTCCACCCCTTTATTTAATCATTAATACACGAAGTATAAGAGGGATAATTACTAAAGCATTATTGGCTTGCATTTTGATTTCTGTTTCCTCAAATAAATTCCATAGTACAAGGCCAAGGATATATACAATTATTAATCGATAAACTATTGTAATCATCTAAATTCCTCCCCTCTATAACACTAAAAATGTCTTTAAAACATTGGCAAAAACGATGGAAAGAAGACCAAAAACAACTGTTACAATGGCTGGCACTACACATTTTTTCAAAACAAGTTTATAGTCCTTTTCACCAACCACCTGCGCAGCAAATAAACCTGCTAAAGCTGTAGGAGGCATTAAATCTCCTGTACTTGCTATAAGAGATAAAGCTGATGCTGTAATAATTTGATCCCTTGCTAAAAGTGCCAATAAAAAGGGTACACCTAGTACGGAGGCAGAGCCATAGGAAGATACAGCACCAAATAATGGGATCGTGATAGCTATAGATATATAAAGTAGAATTGTTGGTAGACTGAGACCACTAACAACAATAAGTCCTCGAACCCCTGTAAGTGTCATGACCTGTATAAACATCCCAACTCCCATTAATATACCTAGAACGGGAAGAGCATCGCGAATGGCTTCTTTAGAAGATTTGAAATAGTTCACTTTTTCTCCAGTAAAGATACCAACTAAACTAGCTAATAAAAATATTAGTGGCATGCCTAAATTTGGTATAGCTTTAGGAAAGATTTTGCCGCCTATCATTAATACAATTACAACAAGAATAGGCAAGTATATAAGTATCCCTTTATTATCTTTTCTTTTAAAATTCATTTCCTGCATTAATTTGTCAAAGTCATTAGCTTTAACGTGTTTATAGCCTAGAAAAAGAACTGAAAAGATTGCTATAGGGATTGTCATAAAAAACAGCGGAAGGGTAAACCCTACATAAGGCATATCTACACCACCACCAATAATCATTACAGGAACATTGACTGGAGGTGCAATCATTCCCATCATACCGCCCATAGCAATGATAGCTGCAGCAGATGCTTTTGGTATCCCCATTAGTATCAATACAGGGGCTACAAGACTACCAGCAGTCAAAACTGCAGCTGTTGATGACCCAGTAATCATACCTGGGAACATAACAATAAACATTAATAGAATAAGAAGTATAGCAGGTTGCTTATGAAATTTTTTAATAATACCATTACTTATTGCTGTCAAGGCTCCTGATTCCTGTACAACTTTCATAAAAATCATTGCTGTAGCAATAATAAGAATAGCATCAATGTATCCAAAGGTACCTTCAACCAAATGTCTTATTGAGAGACCATTGCCAGATACCAATAGTCCCAATATAGAAGAAATTACTAAGGACAAACTTACTGGTAGCTTTAATTTAAAACAACCAATCATAAAGGCTGCAACCATAAGTATAAAAATTATTAATTCCACTGGAATTACCTCCATTTCTCATGAACAAAACTTATGTTTTTTTAAATTAGGTTTCCAGTAGTTAGCTGGAAACCTAAAAATATCAGAAACTGCTATTTAAATGTCTTTGTAAGAATACCAATGACCTCTCCAATAGTATCTACCTTAGCCATAGGAATTCCATTATTTACAGCAATATTGCTCATGAGACCGTCAGTATCTCCTGTTGCTACCGCAATAATGTAATCTGATTCCGGCAATACTGCGTTAATAAAACGATCTGACAAAGTACCCCGTCTACCTTCTCCACCAATATGAAGTGCAATAATAGTCATTCCATCCTCTTTTGCCTTAGCAATTACTTCTGTCACTCTTTTTAGTTCATCATCTGCATCAATGCCTGCAGCTCCTAACCCTTTAGAGCTTCCTCCAACAGCAACCATAAGTGTAGCTTGATTATTAAGCTGGCCAGCAGTTATTGTTGCATTACCCTCATAATCGATTCCGGTTTTATCCATAAGTGTTTTTGCAATATCAAAATCAGCACTCTGTCCTGCTGATGTAAGAAGCACTGGGGTTTCTGCCATAGCCTCAGTTATATCTTGTATTGAGATAGAATCTGTAGCTTCTTGAGGTTTTTCACTTCCACAGGCCAAAATATTAATACAAATAAGTACTACAAGCATTATCATTATTATTTTCTTCAACTTGATTATCTCCTTTGTGTAATTTTTAATATGCTCCTGCATGGGAATCACGTCTTCGATCTGCTACAGCATGGAATCCTTTTGTATCTCTATAAACTGCATTAGTAGAACCATAATAATCATGTTTGGACGCAACAATTTGTCCTCTTGCCCTTAATTCTTCAAGAATTTTTTCATCAATACTTGTTTCATCGTCTTTTGGTTCAATATATAAGTAGAATTCCTCACCATAGTATGCACCTGCTGGGTGATAAGAACATCTCTCAATATTGATAGCAGTGTTTACATCCATACCATGATCAATAACATTTATAATGTTTTGAAGCACTGTAAAGAATATAGTGTATCCACCTGGTGTTCCTAAAGACATCAATGGCTCACCTTCTGGTGTAAATACAAAGGTTGGACTCATGCTGCTTAATGGTCTCATACCTGGCTTAGGTGCATTAATGGAATCTAGATTTGAGAAATCAAAATCTGTTAATTCATTATTCATAATGATACCTGTTCCTGGGATTACCATTGCATTACCAAGATAATTATTTACTGTATTG includes:
- a CDS encoding TRAP transporter large permease subunit — protein: MELIIFILMVAAFMIGCFKLKLPVSLSLVISSILGLLVSGNGLSIRHLVEGTFGYIDAILIIATAMIFMKVVQESGALTAISNGIIKKFHKQPAILLILLMFIVMFPGMITGSSTAAVLTAGSLVAPVLILMGIPKASAAAIIAMGGMMGMIAPPVNVPVMIIGGGVDMPYVGFTLPLFFMTIPIAIFSVLFLGYKHVKANDFDKLMQEMNFKRKDNKGILIYLPILVVIVLMIGGKIFPKAIPNLGMPLIFLLASLVGIFTGEKVNYFKSSKEAIRDALPVLGILMGVGMFIQVMTLTGVRGLIVVSGLSLPTILLYISIAITIPLFGAVSSYGSASVLGVPFLLALLARDQIITASALSLIASTGDLMPPTALAGLFAAQVVGEKDYKLVLKKCVVPAIVTVVFGLLSIVFANVLKTFLVL
- a CDS encoding DUF6305 family protein, which translates into the protein MKKIIMIMLVVLICINILACGSEKPQEATDSISIQDITEAMAETPVLLTSAGQSADFDIAKTLMDKTGIDYEGNATITAGQLNNQATLMVAVGGSSKGLGAAGIDADDELKRVTEVIAKAKEDGMTIIALHIGGEGRRGTLSDRFINAVLPESDYIIAVATGDTDGLMSNIAVNNGIPMAKVDTIGEVIGILTKTFK